A stretch of the Pseudomonadota bacterium genome encodes the following:
- a CDS encoding IS1380 family transposase: protein LMPRKQRGLEVLRMEFRRFLQSFILIPAQIVRTGRRIIYRILGYNEHLQDFFATFERIRRLAVS from the coding sequence GCTCATGCCGCGCAAGCAGCGCGGCTTGGAAGTGTTGCGGATGGAGTTCCGGCGATTTCTGCAGAGCTTTATACTCATCCCCGCGCAGATCGTGCGGACCGGTCGGCGAATTATCTATCGGATCCTTGGCTATAACGAACATCTGCAAGACTTTTTTGCCACCTTCGAGCGGATCCGGCGGCTGGCAGTGAGCTAA